CACCCAGAATCGACGCCGAACGTTCGATGATCTTTTCCAGCGCCGGGCGGCTGTAGAACTGCAAACGCTCGGCGATGCCGAAGCGATCGCGGAAGGGCGCGTTCAGCATTCCCGAGCGCGTGGTCGCGCCGATCAGCGTGAACGGGACGAGGTTGAATTTCATCGAACGCGCGCCCAGGCCTTCGCCGGTCACGAGGTCGATGTAGAAGTCCTCCATCGCCGTGTACAGATACTCTTCCACCGTACGGCTCAGGCGGTGGATCTCGTCGATGAACAAAACTGAAAAGGGCTTCAGGCTGGTGAGTAGCGCCGCGACGTCGCCCTTCTTATCCAGGGCGGGAGCCGAAGTCACCTTGATGTCCGCGCCCATGGCCTCCGCGATGATGCGGGCGAGGGTGGTCTTCCCCAAACCGGGAGGGCCGCTCAAAAGCACGTGGTCCAAGGGTTCGTTGCGCGACTTCGCCGCCTGCACGAAAATTTTGAGTTTGTCCTTCACGACCTCTTGGCCGGGAAAGTCCTCGAAGCGGTGCGGACGCAGTTGGTTTTCCCAGCTGACTTCCCCGCCCACCAGATCCGCCGACAAAAATTCGCGCGCCTCGCCCACGATGTGCGTGTGCACGGTGGTGGTTTCGGTGATGGTGGTGTCCGCGTCGATGATGCGTGCCATGGGGTCTTCTCCTTAAACCGAGGTCAGCGCCGCGAGTCCCTGGCGCACGCCTTCTTCGAACGAGATGTCTTTCGGGAGTTTCGCGACGACCTTGTCGACGTCGACCGGGCGGAATCCCAAGTTCACCAGTGCCGACGCGACTTCGCGCGCGGCGAGCCCCGTGATCGCGGGACCTTCCCCGCCTTTCAGCGACTCTTGCGAAACGAGTTTGCCCTTCAGCGTAAGGATCATCTGCTCGGCGGTTTTTTTACCGACCTTGGGAAGTTTCGTCAGCGCCTTCACGTCTTCGTTTTCGATCAGACGCGCGATTTCTTCCGCGGTCGCGCCCGAAAGCGCGTTCAACGCGAGCTTCGGTCCCACGCCGTTCACTTTCAGAAGCGTCAGGAAAAAGTTCTTCTCGTCGCGGGACTCGAAACCGAAAAGGTTGAAAGCGTCTTCACGCACATGGGTCGAAACCCAAAGCTCGGCCAGGTCGCCCATCCGTCCCAGCGAGTGATCCAGCAGGCGCTGCGTGCAAAACACTTCGTAACCGACGCCTTGAACGTCAAGGATCATGCTTTCGTCGGTGATGTCACGGATGCGACCGCGCAGATAGCCGATCATGCGCCCTCCTGATTCAGACGTGCCAGGCGTGCGCGCGCGCGCCATTCATGAGCGTGATGCACGGCCATCGCCAACGCGTCGCTCGCGTCCAGATTGGTGATCTGATTCAAACGCAGGATCGTTTTCAGCGAGATCAGAACCTGCTCTTTGGTGGCGGCGCCGCTACCGGCGACGCCCTTTTTCACTTCGCGCGTGGTGTATTCGAAAAGCTGCGCGCCGGCGCGAACCGCCTCACTGAGGGCGATCCCGCGCGCGTGCCCGAGTTTAAAGGCCGAGTCCGCGTTTTTTCCCATGAAGATCTTCTCGACGATGACCTGGTTCGCTTCGTACTTTTTGAAGATCATCTGCAGGCTGTCCGCCAGCGCGAGGAGCCGTTCAGGAAAACCCGCCTCGTCCGCGAGGAGGATCACCCCGTGATTCACGTGGCGAAACTGGTCGCCTTGGACCTCGATGACGCCGAAGCCGGTCTTCAGCGAGCCGGGGTCAATGCCCACAAAGATCTGTCTGTCCTGGTTTTCCCGAAGCGGAGTCATGCTAGAAGGCATTTGAATGTCGATGCGAAGGCAGGTCAATTCTTTTGGCTTGAGCTGACGTGCGGGATTCGGCATCCTGAGAGCGTGAGCAAAATCTCGGCAGAGACACTTCAGCAATACGAACGGACTCTTCAGAAAGATCCGAACTCGAAAGTCTTCGCGGCCCTGGCGGATGCCTACCGTGAGATGAGTCGCTGGCAAGAGGCCGAGATCCTGGCGCGTGACGGCATCGCGCGTCACCCCGAGTACGTCGGCGGTTTTCTGGTTCTCGCGCGCATCCTGATTTTGACCCGCCGGGCCGAAGATGCCGAAGCCCTTCTCAAGAAAGCGGTGGAGCTCTCGCCCGAAAATCTGCTCGCTTACCAGCTTTTGGGTCAGACCTACGTTCTTCTCCGCCGTCCCGCCGAAGCCCTGAAGGCGCACAAGATGGTCCTCTTTCTAAACCCGATGAGCGAAAAGTCCCGCCAGGCGGTCGAAAAGCTCGAGACCCTGAGCGCCATGGACTATGACGACGAGGTCTTCGAGATGCGCCAACTGGGCAAATCCGAGGACGCTGCGCAGGAACTTCCCGCGGAAAAACCCAAGGCCCTCGACGCTTTAGTCGCGCGCTCGCGGGAGCGCCTGCGCGGCGGGGATCTCGAGCGCCGCCTGTCTTTGGTGGATGCCTTGATCGTCCGCAACGATCTGGGCCGCGCACGCGAACAGCTCAAAGAACTGGGGGAAAGCTTCCCCGATTCCAGCGAGGTGCAAAAACGCTGGGCTTTCTTTGAGGAGGAGGCGCAGGTCGAAGAGATCGAAACCCTGCGCCCGGTGCTGTCCCGCGAACGCCGGATGCTCGATCGCAAGAAGCGCCTGCTCGAGGCTCTTCTGCAAAAAGTCGAAGAGTTGCGCGCCCGTCCGCTGCCACGCCTTTAATTTTTCCGTAATGAAATGCGGCAGTTGACACGATTGGGCCCCATCGTGTCTTCTCACTATCTCTCAAATTCATTCGCTCGGAGTGTCGTATGTACGAAAATGCGGATTTTAAAAAAGGCCTGAAGATCATGGTTGAGGGTTCGCCCTACACCATCCTGGATTTCCAACACGTGAAACCGGGCAAAGGGAACCAGTTTACCCGCACGAAGATGCGGAACCTGCTGACCGGACAGCAACTCGAGCGCACCTTCAAATCGGGTGAGCGCTTCGAAGTGCCGAACGTCATGACCCGCGATATGTCGTACCTCTACAAAGACGACAACGGTTACACCTTCATGGACAAAGAGTCCTACGATCAGATCGTGATGACCGAGAACGAAATCGGCGAAGCGAAGGACTACCTGATCGAAAATCTCGAAGTCACTTTGCTCTTCTACAACGACCGTCCCGTGTCGGTGGACGTGCCCAAAGCCGTCAACCTGCGCGTGACCCAGACCGACCCCGGCATGCGCGGTGACACCGTGACCGGTGCGCAAAAACCCGCGACCCTCGAGACCGGTCTGGTCGTGAAGGTCCCGCTCCACATCAGCGAAGGCGATCTTCTGCGCGTCGATACGACGACCGGAGATTATGTCTCGCGCGTGAACGAATAACCAGCCCAACGTCCAGTCAAAAGGCCCACGCTGTGGGCCTGAGAAATGGGTCTAAATTGCACCGATTTTGACAGTCTAGATGTTCGCGTTAAACCTGCAATTCGACTCATCTTTCGGGCAAAATTAAAGCGTGCAAAAAGAACTGAATTCGCGCGCGCTCGAAATGGATATTCGTGAGCACTTCACGATGTTTTCCGACGTCGACATCGCGTGCGAACATCTTCTCAAAAAATACGAGTCCGCGGGGTTGACCTCGGTGGAGCTCGATACGCTCGGCGCGTTTTGCCTGAAGCTCGGCAATTCGCCGGCCTACATCCGTTTCTCTTTGCAGCGCTTGAGTTTGGATCTCGATATCTCTTGGGCGCATCTGACCGCTTCGCTTTACCAGTGCACACACAACGTCCCGCGCGCCTTGACCGAAGCCCTCGTGAAGGGCGCGACCGAAGCGGAGCGTTTGGACGATCTGGCGCGCGCGCACGACATGGACTTCGAGGCTCCGGAAAATCAAGATCGGCGCAATGAGCGTCGCGCCCGCTTTGAGGCCGAGTTCCGCGAGCGCGTCGAAGATCTGCAAGCGCAGGTCGAGATGTTGCACATTCAAGAGCTGGAAGAAGACGAAGAGCGCGTGCTCTTGGAGCTTTTGCGCCTGTGCCCGCTCGACGAGAACATCATCTCGCAGTACGACCTGCTGAAAGAACGCAAGGCCGTGCAGATGCTGGAAGCAAAGCTGCAAAGCCACCAAACGCCCTGGGACCAAAGTGAACAGGTCGCTCTTGAAGAGGCCGAACGCCAAGCGCTCGATATCATCCTGAACTCGATGCACTTGCAGTGGGCGGGTTCGGGTTTCGACGAGCAATTGGGACTCGATTTCACCATCGCGCTTTTCATGTGGGACTATCCCGAAGCGGCCCTCGATTTCCTTCCCGAACAGAACAACTCCGAGCGCGTCCGTTGGACCCGGATGGAGGCTCTGCTGCTCGCGCGTCACTTCGTCGCACTGTTGAATGAGCTTGAACGCGCCGAAAGCCAGGCCGCCGCGGATCCCGATCAGGTGTTCGCGATCATGTACCTGAAGGCCCTCGCGCTCTGGGGCCTGGGCCACCGCTTCGCGGCCGTCGAGATCATCGAGTCCATCGCGACCCACCGTCCGCACTACCGCTCGGCCATGACGCTCCTCAACCTCTGGAAGGGCGGCGGCACGTGAAGAAGCGCTGGCTTTTGTGGGGGCTCCCGATCCTGGCCGCCGTCTCCATCGCGGTGACGCTGAAGTTCGTCGTACAAGAGGGGCTCGAGATCTGGGGACTGGCGCAAATCCAGCAGGCCGTGTCCGAGCACTCGCCCGTCGAGATGGCCAGCGGCGGACTCGACATCAGCTGGATTCCGCTGAAGGCCTCGCTGAAAAACGTGCGCCTGCGGGCGAAAACGCCCGACGAGCTGGGTTTCAACATGGCGCGCGTGAATCTGCTGGAAGCCCGCGTGGACGCACTTCAACTTTTGACGGGCCGCTTGGCGCTTTCGGTGCTGCTGCTCGAGGACGTCGCGGCGGAAGTGAATTTGGATCCCCACCTGAAGGGCTCGGGCCCCACTCCCGAAATCCCCTGGGATCAGATTTTCAAGATCACCGAGCAAATCCCCGTGCGCAGCTTGGCCGTCCGTAACGTGAATCTCAGTCTGCACTCCAAAAAAACCGATTTCGAAATCGGCATCAAGGATCTGGCCGCGCGGCTGACGTTGCGCTCGAATCGCATCAACCTGGAGTTGCAAAGCGCGGAATCGAGCGCGCGTTTTCGCGATCTATCCTCGCCGTGGCAGTTGGGCGCGCAAGCGCTCATCACGCCCACGGAAATCGAAATCACGCAGTTCCGCCTGACCGCCGGCCGCCAAGGGCTCGACGCCTCGGGGATGCTGACGGACACGCGCGAGCTTCTGCGCGCGCCGCGCGGGCAAATGCAAATCGACACGAAGCTGAGCCTTCCCGAAATCCGCGCTGCGCTCCCCCCCGCGTGGGGCGTGCCCGACCTTCTGGGCGAAGTGGATCTGGGCGCGAGCCTCGAACTGCGCGGAAAGAAACTGCCCATCGGCAACTTCAAGCTCGCCACCCGCGGCGTCTTCATCCATGAATCCGAAGTCGGTAACGTCGAGGCCCAGGGAAAATTCGACGGTCGCTCGCTGGATCTGCCGACCCTCTCCGTCACGCAGACCGCCGGGCGCGCGGATCTGACCGGGGGCCGCGCGGAGTTTTCCGAGCCCAACCCGTTCGACAACGTGGTGGTCAAAGGCAAAGTCTCAACCAAAAACTTGAGCCTGCACGCGCTGCTCAAAGGCATCGGCGTGGGCGATCTGCCGCTCGAGGTTTTGATCAGCGGCGAAGTCGACTGCGGCGGGCCCGCCTTGCCGAAGCCCCTGGTCGTTTGCGTCGGCCAAGCGAGCGGTCGCGATCTGCGCGTCGACATCGAGGAAAAAGGCAAACTGCAACCGCTCGTGGCGCTGAAGGAGTTTTCGGCGGACGGCGGCGTGCAGATCACCCACGAATCGGTCACCTACCAAGCCAAAGCGAAGGTCGGTCAAGACACCGGCACGAGTTCGGGGTTGATCTCGTACGAAAAAGGTTTCGTGATCCAGTACGACACCGCGGCCGTGCGTTTGGATCACGTGGGTTCGATCGCGGGGCTGAAGGTCGAAGGGCTGGCGGCGATTTCGGGATCCACGCGGGGCGATTCGGATGCCGCGACCTTCGAGATGAAAACCAAGGGCCGCGACATCTATTTCGAAGACTTCTTTCTGGGCGACGCCGAAACGCAAATCAAATACGCCAAGGGGAAGCTCAGCTTCTTGGACCTCACCGGCCGGATCATCGAGTCCCCCTACCGCGCCGACGTCGAGGCCGATCTGATGAAATCGCGGATCAAAGTGACCGGGAATTCGCCGCAACTTCGTATCGAGGATCTGTTCGCGGTTTTCCCGCGCATCTTCACGGTCCCCGTCGCGTTGACCGGCCATGCCTCGGCGCAGGTCGAACTCGAAGGGCCGTTCCAACTGGGCAAGCTCTCCTATCATCTGCAAGCGAAGGTCCCCCACTTCGCCGCGGCGGGCGAGATCTTTAAAGACGGCGACATCGAAATCCGCTCCATCGACGGCGAAGTGAAAAGCGAGAGGGCTTCGTTCCGCAAAGGATCCCAGTCGATCACCGCCCGCGGCGAAGGCCACCCCAACGGACAGATCGACATCAGCCTGGTCGGCAATCAGCTCTTGATGGAGGAATCCGAGCTGATCACCGCGCTGGGCGCGAACATCTCGGGTTTCATGGATCTGGGCGTGCAGATCACCGGCTTCATCCTCGATCCCGAAGTGAACATCCAGGCCCAGCTGGGACAGATGATCATCGAGGATCAGGAGTTCCCCCCGTCCGCGGCGTCGCTCCTCTTGAACCGGCGCAAACTCGAAGGCTCGGTGCGGCTCTTCGCGGGTCGGCTGTATGGGGACTTGGTGGTGCCGCTCGCCGACAACCAGCCCTTCCGCGTGAAGCTGCAGGCGTCGGATTGGAACTTCGCGACGCTCGCGACCCTGATCGGCGGGGGCTCGCTGCTGAGCGAATACGAAAGTTCACTCTCGGGGGATCTGTCCCTGGCTTCGGATCGCGGCGGACTGTTCACGGCGACCGGTCAGGGCACGATCCAAAGCTTCTCGCTTCGGCGCGGCTCGCAGACCTTGGCGAATCGCCTGCCGATGCGCCTGAACATGCAAAACGGCGTCGCGAACTTCGAGAACTTCCGCGTCGAGGGCGGTCGCGAGTTCATCGCGGTCCAGGGCACGGGGATCTCGCGCGACAATCTGCGCATGAAGATCGACGGCGATCTGTCGCTCCGGATTTTGCAGATCTTCGTCCCCTTCCTGGAAGAGCTCGGCGGCAACGGCCGCATCAACGCGTCGGTTTCGGGAAGCCTGTTCAAGCCCGAGATCTTGGGTTCGGCCTTTTTGACGGACGGCTTCGCGCGAATCCGCGGTTTCCCGCACGCGCTCGAGCGCGCCTCGGCGGACGTGCAATTTTCGGCGTCGCGGATCTCGATCAACGACATCAAGGCCTCGATGGCCGGCGGCACCGTGCGCGGCGAGGGCAGTGTCTCGCTGCTCGGGCCGCGCAACATCCCCGTCAACATCCAGGCGCGCGCCGAAGGCATGACCCTGAACGTTCCGGACAAAATCCAGACGACCGGCGATGCCGAGCTCACCTTCGCGGGGAACTGGTTCCCCTACACCCTCGCCGGAACTTACCGCGTCTACGGCGGCCTGTTCGCGAAGGAGCTTGATGACTCGGGCACGTCGACCAGCGTGCAGCAAAGTTTCTATCTGCCGAAGCTGATCCGTCAGAACGCGTTCGAGCCCGTGCAGTTCGATCTGCAGGTGGATCTGATACGCCCGCTGCAGCTGAAGAACACATTGATCGAGGGACAAGCGACCGGCAACCTGCAGATTCGCGGCACCCCGCGCGTGCCCTTGATTCAAGGGGTCGTCAACGTGCCCAGCGGCGCGAAGGTCACCTTCCGCGACAAAATCTTCGATCTGAACTCGGCGACCTTGAAGTTCACCGACCCGAAAGAGATCAATCCCGAGCTTTTCGTCTCGGCGCGCGCGCGCGTGAACGAATTCGACATCAGCCTGCTCGTGCAAGGAACGGCGAAGGCGCCGCTGGTCCGGATGTCCTCGACCCCGCCGCTGCCTGAGTCCGACATCATCACGCTGCTCGCGCTGGGCGTGACCTCGCAGAAACTCGAAAAGCAGATCCAAAGCCGCGAACAGGAGTCCTCGACGCAGAACGAGCTCATCGGGATCTTGTCCCAGGCGCTCCCGCCCGCCAAGACGCTGCAAAAACAGCTCGGCGTCAGCTTGCAGGTCAGCTCGCAGTACGACGACACCAAAAACATCGCGGTCCAGAAGATCACCCTCAGCCGCCAGATCAACGAACGTGTGAACGCGGCGGTCAGCCAGTCCCGCGGCGAGGCGAACTCCACCGAAGCGAAAGTCCAATATTACTTTAATCCGAATCTCTCGGCGGTGGGCACCTGGGAAGGCCGCGAACGTTACGAGGGGACCTCCATCAACGCGCAGGAAAGCCGGTCGGAATCGATCTTCGGGATCGATCTTGAATTCAAAAAGGAGTTCAAGTGATCCGGCTGCTGGTGGTTTTACTTTTGTGGCTCGCTCCCGCTTCGGCGCTCGCGCAAGCCCACCCGCTCGATCTTTCGAATTTGCCGAAAGAGATGCGGGACACCTTGCTGCGCCAAAATCCCGAGCTCGACGGCCGCCCGGTCACCTTCCCCGAAGCCAATCGCCTGCTGGCGGATTTGATCATCAACCAGCAGTACGACGCCGCCGAGCTGCGCCTGATTCCGACCGCCGAAGGTCCGCGCTACCAGCTTGTCCTGGGTCGCATCCAGCGGATCCTGAGTCTGGATTTCAGCGGACTTGATGCCCTCAGCGAGTACGAAGTTCGGCGCGAATTCGGGCTGACCGACAAGGCCTCGTTCGATTCGCAGCTTCTGATCGAGGCCGCCGAGCGCGTCCGCGCTTATTACGAGTCCCAAGGTTTTGACCAGACAAAAGTGGATCTGGAGTTCGAACGCGCGGCGAACCAGGGTGTGAAGGTCCGCATCAACGTTCGCGAAGGCCCCCGCACCGTCATCGGCGATATCGAAGTGCTGACCGCGAATACCGAACTCGCCAAGAAGCTGAAGCGCGAACTGCGCGGCTACCGCAAAGAGCCCATCAACGACAAAACGATGAGCGAGATGCGCGCCGACCTGCGGGCTTTCTTGAGCCGTGAGCGCTACTACCGCACCGAGGTCGCCGATCCACAAATCGAAAGCCAGGACAACGGCACGCGCGCGCGTTTAGTCTACCAGTTCCGCAACGTGGATCGCTACTTCGTCGAGTTCGAAGGCAACGTGAAGATCACGAACGCGCAGCTACTGGGAATGCTGAATCTGCCCGAGTTCTCGTCCTCGAATCCGAACGTCGGCGCCGAGCTCGGCACCAAAGTGAAAACCCACTACGTCAACAACGGCTACGCCCGCGCCGACGTGAACGTGAAGGACGAGGTCGGCAAGCAGCCGTTCGAGCGCGTGATCCGGATGTCGATCAACGAAGGCCCGCGCATCAAAATCCGTCGCATCGACTGGATCGGCCGCTACTCGCCGACGCCCGAACAACTGACCGGATTTCTGATGCAGCATTCGTCCGAAGTCATGGCCGACGGATTTTTCGTGAAGGAAGACCTCGATACGGCGCTCAAGAATCTGGTCACCGATCGCTGGAACCAAGGTTACCTGCGGGCGCGGATCGTCTCGACGCGCTCTTCGTACAATGCCGCGCGCGACGAGATCGCCATCCAGGTGAACTTCGACGAGGGGCCGCTCACGCAGATCCGCTCGGTCCGCTTCGAAGGGCTCGCCAAACTTCCGGAAGACGAGCTGCGGGCGCTGTTAAAATTCAAAGAGGGCGAAGCCTTGAAACTCGGCGATCTCGAGGCCGGCATCTTCGCTTTACGCCAGAAGTACCGCTCGCTGGGCTATCTGGAGATGAACCTGATCAACGAACGTCAGGATCTGGTCCGCTACAACGCCGACAACACGCTCGTCGACGTCGTCTTCCAAATTTACGAAGGACCCCAGGTTCAGGTCGGCTCCATCGCCGTGGAGGGCAACACCCTGACCCGCGACTACGTCGTCATGAAGGAATTGGAATTCGGGATCGGCGACACGCTCACGCCCGAGAAGATGGAAGAGTCGATCTCGCGTCTGCAGCGCTTGGGACACTTCACGTCCGTCGAAATCCGCACGCTCGAAGAGAAAACGCCGATTTCCGTGCGCACGGTGATCGTGCGCGTGCAGGATCGGGATCCGGGGCTCTTCAACTTGGGTTTCGGGGTGAACTCGGATCGCGGTTTGACCGTGCGGGGTTATACCGGCATCGCGTACCGGAACATCTACGGCACGGGCCGCGGAATCTCGGCGCGCGCGGACGCGAACTACAACGTGAACGAGATCAAATATCTCGAGCGTAAAATCACGCTCGGTTACCTCGAACCCTACATCTTCGATTCGCGCGTGCGCGGTCGCGTGAACCTGACCCGCGCCGTTTCGGTTTCGGATTATTCCAAACGGATCGCGGCGGAAGTGAATCAGACGACTTACACTTTGGAGCAAGACATCACCTCGCATATTCTGCTCGCGTGGGACGTTTGGTCCCTGGCGACGGTCCGCGATTTCGACATCAACAACGAGCAGGAGCTGTCGCTCCTGGATATCGCGACGACGGGCCTGACGCTTGATTTCGACTACCGCGATCACCCGTTCAATCCCACGCGGGGCTTGTTCTCGCGTTTGAATATCGAGTACGGCGCGCCCTGGCTGGGATCGACCCGCACCATCGAGTACGGCCGCGGGACCGCTTCGGTCGCGCACTACTGGCCGATCCGCTCTTTCG
The Pseudobdellovibrionaceae bacterium DNA segment above includes these coding regions:
- the ruvC gene encoding crossover junction endodeoxyribonuclease RuvC, with protein sequence MTPLRENQDRQIFVGIDPGSLKTGFGVIEVQGDQFRHVNHGVILLADEAGFPERLLALADSLQMIFKKYEANQVIVEKIFMGKNADSAFKLGHARGIALSEAVRAGAQLFEYTTREVKKGVAGSGAATKEQVLISLKTILRLNQITNLDASDALAMAVHHAHEWRARARLARLNQEGA
- the ruvB gene encoding Holliday junction branch migration DNA helicase RuvB, which produces MARIIDADTTITETTTVHTHIVGEAREFLSADLVGGEVSWENQLRPHRFEDFPGQEVVKDKLKIFVQAAKSRNEPLDHVLLSGPPGLGKTTLARIIAEAMGADIKVTSAPALDKKGDVAALLTSLKPFSVLFIDEIHRLSRTVEEYLYTAMEDFYIDLVTGEGLGARSMKFNLVPFTLIGATTRSGMLNAPFRDRFGIAERLQFYSRPALEKIIERSASILGVKSEAAGISEIARRARGTPRIANRLLKRVRDYAEVQSGGVISGKLATSALDQLGVDRLGLDEMDRMILDLLAGKFGGGPVGIETISAALSEERETLEEVYEPYLIQEGLLQKTPRGRVITELGRQHLENKDLPEVSP
- a CDS encoding translocation/assembly module TamB domain-containing protein, whose amino-acid sequence is MKKRWLLWGLPILAAVSIAVTLKFVVQEGLEIWGLAQIQQAVSEHSPVEMASGGLDISWIPLKASLKNVRLRAKTPDELGFNMARVNLLEARVDALQLLTGRLALSVLLLEDVAAEVNLDPHLKGSGPTPEIPWDQIFKITEQIPVRSLAVRNVNLSLHSKKTDFEIGIKDLAARLTLRSNRINLELQSAESSARFRDLSSPWQLGAQALITPTEIEITQFRLTAGRQGLDASGMLTDTRELLRAPRGQMQIDTKLSLPEIRAALPPAWGVPDLLGEVDLGASLELRGKKLPIGNFKLATRGVFIHESEVGNVEAQGKFDGRSLDLPTLSVTQTAGRADLTGGRAEFSEPNPFDNVVVKGKVSTKNLSLHALLKGIGVGDLPLEVLISGEVDCGGPALPKPLVVCVGQASGRDLRVDIEEKGKLQPLVALKEFSADGGVQITHESVTYQAKAKVGQDTGTSSGLISYEKGFVIQYDTAAVRLDHVGSIAGLKVEGLAAISGSTRGDSDAATFEMKTKGRDIYFEDFFLGDAETQIKYAKGKLSFLDLTGRIIESPYRADVEADLMKSRIKVTGNSPQLRIEDLFAVFPRIFTVPVALTGHASAQVELEGPFQLGKLSYHLQAKVPHFAAAGEIFKDGDIEIRSIDGEVKSERASFRKGSQSITARGEGHPNGQIDISLVGNQLLMEESELITALGANISGFMDLGVQITGFILDPEVNIQAQLGQMIIEDQEFPPSAASLLLNRRKLEGSVRLFAGRLYGDLVVPLADNQPFRVKLQASDWNFATLATLIGGGSLLSEYESSLSGDLSLASDRGGLFTATGQGTIQSFSLRRGSQTLANRLPMRLNMQNGVANFENFRVEGGREFIAVQGTGISRDNLRMKIDGDLSLRILQIFVPFLEELGGNGRINASVSGSLFKPEILGSAFLTDGFARIRGFPHALERASADVQFSASRISINDIKASMAGGTVRGEGSVSLLGPRNIPVNIQARAEGMTLNVPDKIQTTGDAELTFAGNWFPYTLAGTYRVYGGLFAKELDDSGTSTSVQQSFYLPKLIRQNAFEPVQFDLQVDLIRPLQLKNTLIEGQATGNLQIRGTPRVPLIQGVVNVPSGAKVTFRDKIFDLNSATLKFTDPKEINPELFVSARARVNEFDISLLVQGTAKAPLVRMSSTPPLPESDIITLLALGVTSQKLEKQIQSREQESSTQNELIGILSQALPPAKTLQKQLGVSLQVSSQYDDTKNIAVQKITLSRQINERVNAAVSQSRGEANSTEAKVQYYFNPNLSAVGTWEGRERYEGTSINAQESRSESIFGIDLEFKKEFK
- the efp gene encoding elongation factor P translates to MYENADFKKGLKIMVEGSPYTILDFQHVKPGKGNQFTRTKMRNLLTGQQLERTFKSGERFEVPNVMTRDMSYLYKDDNGYTFMDKESYDQIVMTENEIGEAKDYLIENLEVTLLFYNDRPVSVDVPKAVNLRVTQTDPGMRGDTVTGAQKPATLETGLVVKVPLHISEGDLLRVDTTTGDYVSRVNE
- the ruvA gene encoding Holliday junction branch migration protein RuvA, coding for MIGYLRGRIRDITDESMILDVQGVGYEVFCTQRLLDHSLGRMGDLAELWVSTHVREDAFNLFGFESRDEKNFFLTLLKVNGVGPKLALNALSGATAEEIARLIENEDVKALTKLPKVGKKTAEQMILTLKGKLVSQESLKGGEGPAITGLAAREVASALVNLGFRPVDVDKVVAKLPKDISFEEGVRQGLAALTSV
- a CDS encoding BamA/TamA family outer membrane protein; this translates as MIRLLVVLLLWLAPASALAQAHPLDLSNLPKEMRDTLLRQNPELDGRPVTFPEANRLLADLIINQQYDAAELRLIPTAEGPRYQLVLGRIQRILSLDFSGLDALSEYEVRREFGLTDKASFDSQLLIEAAERVRAYYESQGFDQTKVDLEFERAANQGVKVRINVREGPRTVIGDIEVLTANTELAKKLKRELRGYRKEPINDKTMSEMRADLRAFLSRERYYRTEVADPQIESQDNGTRARLVYQFRNVDRYFVEFEGNVKITNAQLLGMLNLPEFSSSNPNVGAELGTKVKTHYVNNGYARADVNVKDEVGKQPFERVIRMSINEGPRIKIRRIDWIGRYSPTPEQLTGFLMQHSSEVMADGFFVKEDLDTALKNLVTDRWNQGYLRARIVSTRSSYNAARDEIAIQVNFDEGPLTQIRSVRFEGLAKLPEDELRALLKFKEGEALKLGDLEAGIFALRQKYRSLGYLEMNLINERQDLVRYNADNTLVDVVFQIYEGPQVQVGSIAVEGNTLTRDYVVMKELEFGIGDTLTPEKMEESISRLQRLGHFTSVEIRTLEEKTPISVRTVIVRVQDRDPGLFNLGFGVNSDRGLTVRGYTGIAYRNIYGTGRGISARADANYNVNEIKYLERKITLGYLEPYIFDSRVRGRVNLTRAVSVSDYSKRIAAEVNQTTYTLEQDITSHILLAWDVWSLATVRDFDINNEQELSLLDIATTGLTLDFDYRDHPFNPTRGLFSRLNIEYGAPWLGSTRTIEYGRGTASVAHYWPIRSFVWANSFRVGYLKNLSREPDGAVPFDKKGLLLGGQSTIRGFTPDEAFPNRYDFGAAFDTTRDRYNMTTEADMYLFKSELRFPVWGAIGGAFFYDGGAVTVRGVQIETPYRHSAGIALRYATPVGAVSFEYGVKLNPQRDRGEVPGVFHFSIGTF